The Thermococcus bergensis sequence GATAAAAGTCTATCCCTGCTTTTAGTCCACTCTTCTCAAGTATCGGAATTAGGAGCCGTTCGGTTGTCTTGGGTGGAACCGTTGACTCCAGAATCACTAAATTATCCTTTCTTAGATGTGACCATATCATTTCCGCCGCTGATTTAACGTATTTCAGGTCAGCCGCTTTTGTGTGAAAGTCGAGGGGAGTGGGAACTGCTATTAAAAAGACGTCTGACTCCTCGACTTCAGTACTCACTCTAAAATTGTTCTTGGCCTTTTCAAAGAGCTCTTCAAGACCCGGTTCCTGAAACGGGAGTTTTCCCGAGTTTAGTAGCTCAACTTTTCTTTTGTCAATGTCCACTCCAACGACTTCATGCCCACTAGCTGCAAACAGGAGCGCAGTCGGCAAGCCTATGTATCCGAGACCAAGGACTGAGATCTTCATTTTATTTCCCTCTTTCACATTTTTAACTCCTTTTTAATCACTCCTCACAATCTTTGCCAACACGTTTAGCATCAACCCAGCAATGAACAACTGAATTCCAATAATCACAAAAATCCCTGCGCCTATAGCTTGAGTTAAATAAACATTTCCCCCCCTGTAATACGGCTCCAAAGCTAAATACCCTAAAATTCCAGCAACAATAAACGATATCATGCTCAAGCTTCCAAACAACAGTAAAGGTCTCTTATAGCCTATAAAGCTCAAAATGCTTGCTAAAACACTAAGGCCGTGAGAAACAGGGTTTTTCTTGTGTTTCTTTGGCACATCATAGCGAACACTTATTGGGACCTCCGTAATTTTGAGTCCTTCTTCTCGGGCCTTCACTATCATATCAGTCTCCACCGAGTAATCGGTGCTATTTAAATTTAGCTTCTCCAAAGCTTTTCTGTTTATAGCTCTGAAACCGCTTTGAGAATCTACGTCAACACCTGCTACAGCTTTAGTGCTCTTATTCAACACCCACAATCCAAACCTTCTATAAACTGGAATTTTCTTTTTACTCTCGTTTAAGTACCTCGAACCTATAACTAAGTCTGCCTCACCTTTAATTGTAGGCTCGAGGAGAAGGGGTATTTCATCGGGGTTGTGCTGGCCGTCGGCATCTAAAGTTACTACAAAATCGTATCCCATGCTAAGGGCATATTCAAAACC is a genomic window containing:
- a CDS encoding glycosyltransferase family 2 protein, which gives rise to MDNRTLIVIPAYNEELTIGSVVALAKKYGDVLVVDDGSSDRTSEIAKEAGAIVIRHERNVGKGQALKTGFEYALSMGYDFVVTLDADGQHNPDEIPLLLEPTIKGEADLVIGSRYLNESKKKIPVYRRFGLWVLNKSTKAVAGVDVDSQSGFRAINRKALEKLNLNSTDYSVETDMIVKAREEGLKITEVPISVRYDVPKKHKKNPVSHGLSVLASILSFIGYKRPLLLFGSLSMISFIVAGILGYLALEPYYRGGNVYLTQAIGAGIFVIIGIQLFIAGLMLNVLAKIVRSD